A genomic segment from Janthinobacterium sp. 64 encodes:
- the pcaF gene encoding 3-oxoadipyl-CoA thiolase — translation MNEAFICDAVRTPFGRYGGALSSVRADDLGALPIAALIARNPSVDWAAIDDVFYGCANQAGEDNRNVGRMAALLAGLPAAVPANTINRLCGSSLDAVGMAARSIKAGEAELIIAGGVESMTRAPFVMGKADSAFSRAAKIEDTTLGWRFVNGKMKTQYGIDTMPETAENVAVEFGISRADQDALALRSQQRWAAANAAGVFDREIVPVAVPQKKGDPKMVTMDEHPRPDTSIEMLAKLKGVVKADGTVTAGNASGLNDGACAILLASAAAVDKYKLTPRAKVLGMATAGLAPRIMGFGPSPATRKVLAQTGLTIEQMDVIELNEAFAAQALAVTRDLGLADDAAHVNPNGGAIAIGHPLGASGARLVMAALNQLERTGGRYALCTMCIGVGQGIAVVIERV, via the coding sequence ATGAACGAAGCCTTTATCTGTGATGCCGTGCGCACTCCCTTTGGCCGCTATGGCGGCGCGCTGTCCAGCGTACGCGCGGACGACCTGGGCGCGCTGCCGATTGCCGCGCTGATCGCCCGCAACCCGTCCGTCGACTGGGCCGCCATCGACGACGTGTTCTACGGCTGTGCCAACCAGGCGGGCGAAGACAACCGCAACGTGGGCCGCATGGCCGCGCTGCTGGCCGGTTTGCCGGCGGCAGTACCGGCCAATACCATCAACCGCCTGTGCGGCTCCAGCCTGGACGCCGTCGGCATGGCTGCCCGTTCCATCAAGGCGGGCGAGGCGGAGCTGATCATCGCCGGCGGCGTGGAAAGCATGACGCGCGCGCCTTTCGTGATGGGCAAGGCCGACAGCGCGTTTTCGCGCGCGGCGAAAATCGAAGACACGACCCTGGGCTGGCGTTTCGTCAACGGCAAGATGAAAACGCAGTACGGCATCGACACCATGCCGGAAACGGCGGAAAACGTGGCCGTGGAGTTCGGCATCAGCCGCGCCGACCAGGATGCCCTGGCCTTGCGCAGCCAGCAGCGCTGGGCCGCCGCCAACGCGGCTGGCGTCTTTGATCGTGAAATCGTGCCCGTCGCCGTGCCGCAAAAAAAGGGTGACCCGAAGATGGTGACGATGGATGAACATCCGCGCCCCGACACCTCGATCGAGATGCTGGCAAAGCTCAAGGGCGTGGTCAAGGCTGACGGCACCGTCACGGCCGGCAATGCCTCGGGCTTGAACGACGGCGCTTGCGCCATCCTGCTGGCGTCCGCCGCCGCCGTCGACAAATACAAATTGACGCCGCGCGCAAAAGTGCTGGGCATGGCCACGGCCGGCCTGGCGCCGCGCATCATGGGTTTTGGCCCGTCGCCGGCCACGCGCAAGGTGCTGGCGCAAACGGGATTGACCATCGAACAGATGGACGTGATCGAGCTCAATGAAGCGTTTGCCGCGCAGGCCCTGGCCGTCACGCGCGACCTGGGCCTGGCGGACGACGCGGCCCACGTGAATCCGAATGGCGGCGCGATTGCCATCGGCCATCCGCTGGGCGCATCGGGCGCGCGCCTGGTGATGGCGGCCCTGAACCAGCTGGAACGCACTGGCGGGCGCTATGCGCTGTGCACCATGTGCATCGGCGTGGGGCAGGGTATTGCCGTAGTAATTGAACGCGTATAA
- the paaK gene encoding phenylacetate--CoA ligase PaaK, whose protein sequence is MVQRTPAPNDLEPIERASKDELQALQLERMKWTLKHAYDNVPHYRAAFDEAGVHPDDLKSLSDLAKFPFTDKKVLRDNYPFGLFAVPREQVVRIHASSGTTGKATVVGYTQNDIDTWANVVARSIRAGGGRAGDMVHISYGYGLFTGGLGAHYGAERLGCTVIPMSGGQTEKQVQLIQDFKPSIIMVTPSYMLNIIEEFTRQGLDPAESSLKVGIFGAEPWTDAMRAEIEARAGIDAVDIYGLSEVMGPGVASECIESKDGPVIWEDHFYPEIIDPETGEVLPDGEEGELVFTSLTKEALPIIRYRTRDLTRLLPPTSRAMRRIGKITGRSDDMLIIRGVNVFPTQIEELILKMPKLAPQYQLVVTRDGHLDKLEVIAELRIDLSATISASETDGLARELEHRIKTHVGVSTRVRLVAAAGIERTLTGKARRVVDQRPKLFP, encoded by the coding sequence ATGGTCCAGAGAACCCCAGCACCGAATGACCTCGAACCGATCGAGCGCGCCAGCAAGGATGAACTGCAGGCGCTGCAGCTCGAACGCATGAAATGGACGCTCAAGCACGCGTATGACAACGTGCCCCATTACCGCGCCGCTTTTGACGAAGCGGGCGTGCATCCGGACGACCTCAAATCGCTGTCCGATCTGGCCAAATTCCCGTTCACCGATAAAAAAGTCTTGCGCGACAATTACCCGTTTGGCCTGTTTGCCGTGCCGCGCGAGCAAGTGGTGCGCATCCACGCGTCGAGCGGCACCACGGGCAAGGCCACGGTGGTCGGCTACACGCAGAACGACATCGACACCTGGGCCAACGTGGTGGCGCGCTCGATCCGCGCCGGCGGCGGCCGCGCGGGCGACATGGTGCACATCTCCTATGGCTACGGCTTGTTCACGGGTGGCCTGGGCGCGCATTACGGCGCCGAGCGTCTCGGTTGCACGGTCATCCCGATGTCGGGCGGCCAGACGGAAAAGCAGGTGCAATTGATCCAGGATTTCAAGCCGTCCATCATCATGGTCACGCCGTCCTACATGCTCAACATCATCGAGGAATTCACGCGCCAGGGTCTCGATCCGGCTGAATCGTCGCTGAAGGTAGGCATCTTCGGCGCCGAGCCGTGGACGGACGCCATGCGTGCGGAAATCGAAGCGCGCGCCGGCATCGACGCCGTCGATATCTATGGCCTGTCCGAAGTAATGGGTCCTGGCGTGGCATCCGAGTGCATCGAGAGCAAGGACGGTCCCGTCATCTGGGAAGACCATTTCTACCCGGAGATCATCGATCCGGAAACGGGAGAAGTGCTGCCGGATGGCGAGGAGGGCGAACTGGTGTTTACCTCGCTGACGAAAGAAGCGCTGCCCATCATCCGCTACCGCACGCGCGACCTGACCCGTTTGCTGCCGCCGACCTCGCGGGCCATGCGCCGCATCGGCAAGATCACGGGCCGCTCCGACGACATGCTGATCATCCGCGGCGTGAACGTCTTCCCCACGCAGATCGAAGAGCTGATCCTCAAGATGCCGAAGCTGGCGCCGCAATACCAGCTGGTGGTCACGCGCGATGGCCACCTCGACAAACTGGAAGTGATCGCCGAGCTGCGCATCGACCTGAGCGCCACCATCTCGGCCAGTGAGACCGATGGCCTGGCGCGCGAGCTGGAACACCGCATCAAGACGCACGTGGGCGTGAGCACGCGCGTGCGCCTGGTGGCCGCCGCCGGCATCGAACGCACCCTGACGGGCAAGGCCCGCCGCGTGGTCGACCAGCGCCCGAAGCTTTTCCCCTGA
- the paaI gene encoding hydroxyphenylacetyl-CoA thioesterase PaaI, which produces MTAQALAEAAAASMLSRDNATAAMGIALADVGPGHARMTMTVRADMLNGHQTCHGGFIFALADSAFAFACNSYNMNTVGAGCTIDYLAPGREGDVLTAHAVEQALAGKSGVYDVKVSNQEGRAIALFRGKSIRVAGEVISN; this is translated from the coding sequence ATGACCGCGCAAGCCCTGGCCGAAGCGGCCGCCGCCTCCATGCTGTCGCGCGATAACGCCACCGCCGCCATGGGCATCGCCCTGGCCGACGTGGGCCCCGGCCATGCGCGCATGACGATGACGGTGCGTGCCGACATGCTCAACGGCCACCAGACCTGCCACGGCGGCTTTATCTTCGCCCTGGCCGACAGCGCCTTCGCCTTTGCCTGCAACAGCTACAACATGAACACCGTGGGCGCCGGCTGCACCATCGATTACCTGGCGCCGGGCCGCGAAGGCGACGTGCTGACGGCGCATGCCGTCGAACAGGCGCTGGCGGGCAAGAGCGGCGTCTATGACGTCAAGGTCAGCAACCAGGAAGGGCGCGCCATCGCGCTCTTTCGCGGCAAGTCGATCCGCGTGGCCGGTGAAGTCATCAGCAATTGA
- the paaH gene encoding 3-hydroxyacyl-CoA dehydrogenase PaaH, translated as MAALDNNSIVAVIGSGAMGAGIAQVAAAAGYRVKLYDTRAEAVSKALLDIGKMYAKLAEKGRMTADEATAATARLQAAGSLADVSDAALVVEAIVENLDVKRGLFAELEALVGDDCILATNTSSISVTAIAARLRRPERLVGMHFFNPVPLMALVEVISGLATSEQVAATVYDTSIAWGKNPVHAKSTPGFIVNRVARPFYAEGWRLLNEQAGDPATIDAVLREAGGFRMGPFELMDLIGHDVNFSVTQSVFGAYFNDPRFTPSVLQQEMVNAGFLGRKSGRGFYPYGEGAVAPVAQAEDAQAKPEFVALSAAIGGDGRGHSGIIRSLVQRLEQAGITVSRRVTQEGQAMDEAPALHCHGAAIYLTDGRSATQRAHDNQHPDTVLFDLALDYAGAKRIAVARADQCSDAAYAAVVGLFQTAGFIVTRLDDVPGLAVMRTVAMLANEAADAVNQGVCTVAAVDIAMQKGVNYPRGPLAWADAVGVQHIVTVLQHLALGYGEDRYRVSPLLRRKLANGAPFHAE; from the coding sequence ATGGCAGCTCTGGACAACAACAGTATCGTCGCCGTCATCGGCAGCGGCGCCATGGGCGCCGGCATCGCGCAGGTGGCCGCCGCCGCCGGTTACAGAGTCAAACTGTATGACACGCGCGCGGAAGCCGTCAGCAAGGCCTTGCTCGACATCGGCAAGATGTATGCGAAGCTGGCCGAGAAGGGCCGCATGACGGCGGACGAAGCCACGGCCGCCACGGCGCGCCTGCAGGCGGCGGGCAGCCTGGCCGATGTGAGCGATGCTGCCCTGGTGGTGGAAGCCATCGTGGAAAACCTCGACGTCAAGCGCGGCCTGTTCGCGGAACTCGAAGCGCTGGTTGGCGACGACTGCATCCTGGCGACGAATACCTCGTCGATTTCCGTCACGGCGATTGCCGCCAGGCTGCGCCGTCCGGAACGCCTGGTCGGCATGCATTTCTTTAATCCCGTGCCCCTGATGGCGCTGGTCGAAGTGATCAGTGGCCTGGCCACCAGCGAGCAGGTCGCCGCCACCGTCTACGACACCTCTATCGCCTGGGGAAAGAATCCCGTGCATGCGAAATCGACGCCGGGCTTTATCGTCAACCGTGTCGCCCGTCCGTTCTATGCGGAAGGCTGGCGCCTGTTGAACGAACAGGCGGGCGATCCTGCCACCATCGATGCCGTGCTGCGCGAAGCGGGCGGCTTCCGCATGGGCCCATTCGAATTGATGGACTTGATCGGCCACGACGTGAATTTCTCCGTCACGCAATCCGTGTTCGGCGCCTATTTCAACGACCCGCGCTTCACGCCGTCCGTGCTGCAGCAGGAAATGGTCAACGCCGGTTTCCTCGGCCGCAAATCGGGCCGCGGCTTTTACCCGTATGGCGAAGGCGCCGTTGCCCCCGTGGCGCAGGCGGAAGACGCGCAGGCCAAGCCCGAATTCGTCGCCCTGTCGGCCGCCATCGGCGGCGATGGGCGTGGCCACAGCGGCATCATCCGCAGCCTGGTGCAGCGCCTGGAGCAGGCGGGCATCACCGTCAGCCGCCGCGTGACGCAGGAAGGCCAGGCGATGGACGAAGCGCCAGCCCTGCATTGCCATGGCGCCGCGATCTACCTGACAGATGGCCGCAGCGCCACCCAGCGCGCGCACGATAACCAGCATCCGGACACGGTGCTGTTCGACCTGGCGCTCGATTACGCCGGTGCCAAACGCATCGCCGTGGCCCGTGCCGACCAGTGCAGCGATGCCGCCTACGCGGCCGTCGTCGGCCTGTTCCAGACGGCCGGTTTCATCGTCACGCGCCTGGACGACGTGCCTGGCCTGGCCGTCATGCGCACGGTCGCCATGCTGGCCAACGAGGCGGCCGACGCCGTCAACCAGGGTGTGTGCACGGTGGCCGCCGTCGATATCGCCATGCAGAAGGGCGTGAACTATCCGCGCGGACCGCTGGCCTGGGCCGATGCCGTCGGCGTCCAGCACATCGTCACCGTATTGCAGCATCTGGCGCTGGGCTATGGAGAAGACCGCTACCGGGTCTCGCCGCTGCTGCGCCGCAAACTCGCCAATGGAGCACCGTTTCATGCCGAATGA
- the paaG gene encoding 2-(1,2-epoxy-1,2-dihydrophenyl)acetyl-CoA isomerase PaaG → MTYQNILFTIEQGIATLTLNRPDKLNSFTQAMHEEVRDAIAKVNADSSVRVFVLTGAGRGFCAGQDLSDRAVEPGSKGVDLGESVEKNYAPLVLALKALPMPVICAVNGVAAGAGANLALACDIVIAGKSASFVEVFCKLGLIPDTGGTFFLPRLIGSARAMGLAMLGEKLTAEKAEDWGLIWKCVEDAELAQETRKLAVHFSTAPTKGLAFTKQALALSGANTLPQQLALEARMMSDLGHSDDYREGVAAFMEKRTPQFKGH, encoded by the coding sequence ATGACCTACCAAAACATCCTCTTCACCATCGAACAGGGTATCGCCACCCTGACCCTGAACCGTCCCGACAAGCTCAATAGCTTCACGCAAGCCATGCACGAGGAAGTGCGCGACGCGATTGCGAAAGTCAACGCCGACAGTTCCGTGCGCGTGTTCGTATTGACGGGCGCGGGCCGCGGCTTTTGCGCGGGGCAGGATTTGTCCGACCGCGCCGTGGAACCCGGCTCGAAGGGCGTGGACCTGGGCGAGTCGGTGGAAAAGAACTACGCGCCGCTGGTGCTGGCCTTGAAAGCCTTGCCCATGCCGGTGATCTGCGCCGTCAACGGCGTGGCCGCCGGCGCGGGCGCCAACCTGGCGCTGGCCTGCGACATCGTCATCGCCGGCAAGTCGGCCAGCTTCGTCGAAGTGTTTTGCAAGCTGGGCCTGATCCCGGACACGGGCGGCACCTTCTTCCTGCCACGCCTGATCGGTTCGGCGCGCGCCATGGGCCTGGCCATGCTTGGCGAAAAACTGACGGCGGAAAAGGCCGAGGACTGGGGCTTGATCTGGAAATGCGTCGAGGATGCTGAACTGGCGCAGGAAACGCGCAAGCTGGCCGTGCACTTTTCCACGGCGCCGACCAAGGGCCTGGCGTTCACCAAGCAGGCGCTGGCTCTCAGTGGCGCCAATACCCTGCCGCAGCAGCTGGCGCTGGAAGCGCGCATGATGAGCGATCTCGGACACAGCGATGATTACCGCGAAGGCGTGGCCGCCTTCATGGAAAAGCGCACACCGCAATTCAAGGGACATTGA
- the paaE gene encoding 1,2-phenylacetyl-CoA epoxidase subunit PaaE, translated as MSKFYPLCVANVRNETRDTIAVTFDVPFELKQQFRFQQGQHLTLRANINAEDVRRSYSICSAVQDGTLRVAIKRTPGGAFSTWANDTLKAGATIDVMPPMGHFNVPLDCVNRKHYLAFAAGSGITPILSIIKTTLLTEPLSRFTLFYGNRASSSVIFKEELTDLKDVYLERLNLVYVMSREQQDIELFNGRITQEKCEQFLQHWIRVEDYDNAFICGPEDMMLGVSAALQAAGMPKQNIKIELFAASIPKNAHKPRVQLAADTVQETEVTVIMDGNHTTFTMDKDKESILDAGLRAGLDMRYSCKGGVCSTCRCKILDGKVEMDVNYALEDYEVARGFVLSCQSFPLTDKVVVDFDQAE; from the coding sequence ATGAGTAAATTTTATCCGCTGTGCGTGGCGAACGTGCGCAACGAAACGCGCGACACCATCGCCGTCACGTTCGACGTGCCATTTGAGTTGAAGCAGCAGTTCCGCTTCCAGCAGGGCCAGCACCTGACCCTGCGCGCCAATATCAACGCGGAAGACGTGCGCCGCTCGTATTCCATCTGTTCGGCGGTGCAGGACGGCACCCTGCGCGTGGCCATCAAGCGCACGCCGGGCGGCGCATTTTCGACTTGGGCGAACGACACCCTGAAGGCCGGCGCCACCATCGACGTGATGCCGCCCATGGGCCACTTCAACGTGCCGCTCGACTGCGTCAACCGCAAGCATTACCTGGCGTTCGCGGCCGGCAGCGGCATCACGCCCATCCTCTCCATCATCAAGACGACCCTGCTGACGGAACCACTGAGCCGCTTCACGCTGTTCTACGGTAACCGCGCCTCCTCGTCCGTCATCTTCAAGGAAGAATTGACGGACTTGAAGGATGTGTACCTGGAGCGTCTGAACCTCGTCTACGTGATGAGCCGCGAGCAGCAGGATATCGAATTGTTCAACGGCCGCATCACGCAGGAAAAATGCGAACAGTTCCTGCAGCACTGGATCCGTGTGGAAGACTACGACAATGCCTTTATCTGCGGCCCGGAAGACATGATGCTGGGCGTCTCCGCCGCCCTGCAGGCGGCCGGCATGCCCAAGCAGAACATCAAGATCGAACTGTTCGCCGCCAGCATCCCGAAAAATGCCCACAAGCCGCGCGTCCAGCTGGCCGCCGATACTGTGCAGGAAACGGAAGTGACCGTCATCATGGACGGCAACCACACCACCTTCACGATGGACAAGGATAAGGAATCGATCCTCGACGCGGGCCTGCGCGCCGGGCTGGACATGCGCTATTCGTGCAAGGGCGGCGTATGCTCGACCTGCCGCTGCAAGATCCTCGACGGCAAAGTCGAAATGGACGTCAACTACGCGCTGGAAGACTACGAAGTGGCGCGCGGCTTCGTCCTCAGTTGCCAGAGTTTTCCGCTGACCGACAAGGTGGTGGTCGACTTCGACCAGGCTGAATAA
- the paaD gene encoding 1,2-phenylacetyl-CoA epoxidase subunit PaaD, which produces MNAAAGAAALDAAQVWAWLGDVPDPEIPVISVVDLGIVRAVDVVSSEECIVTITPTYSGCPAMQVIADAVTDALRSHGVARVTLVNQLAPAWTTDWMSEAGKAKLKGYGIAPPQQQVIDISGLGRGTAGGVKRQPMPKLDVICPNCGSTHTQLTSQFGSTPCKALYKCMACREPFDYFKCH; this is translated from the coding sequence ATGAACGCGGCCGCTGGCGCTGCGGCGCTGGACGCCGCCCAGGTATGGGCCTGGCTCGGCGACGTGCCGGACCCGGAAATCCCCGTCATTTCGGTGGTGGACCTGGGCATCGTGCGCGCCGTCGACGTGGTCAGCAGCGAAGAGTGCATCGTGACGATCACGCCCACGTATTCGGGCTGCCCGGCCATGCAGGTGATCGCCGACGCCGTTACGGATGCCTTGCGCAGCCACGGTGTGGCCAGGGTGACCCTGGTGAACCAGCTGGCGCCCGCCTGGACGACGGACTGGATGAGCGAAGCAGGCAAGGCCAAGCTGAAAGGCTATGGCATCGCCCCGCCGCAGCAGCAGGTGATCGACATCAGCGGCCTTGGTAGAGGAACAGCGGGTGGCGTCAAGCGCCAGCCCATGCCGAAGCTGGACGTGATCTGCCCGAACTGCGGCTCGACGCATACGCAGCTGACCAGCCAGTTCGGTTCCACGCCGTGCAAGGCCCTGTACAAATGCATGGCTTGCCGCGAACCGTTTGACTACTTCAAGTGCCACTAA
- the paaC gene encoding 1,2-phenylacetyl-CoA epoxidase subunit PaaC produces MDDKLTQQKFDYLLRLGDNALILSQQLSQLCGKGPALEEDMALTNVALDLLGQTRLWFSYAAELENAGRDEDDIAFLRDAHDFKNCLLVEQPNGNYADTMMRQFFFDSWHYFQLLELTKCSDPRIVEVAQKSVKEVTYHLRRSGDLIVRLGDGTADSHAKTQAAADKLWMYTGEMFTYDAVDQAMLAAGIAPPSDVLRQAFLEHVAEIFAEATLTMPAPDAWMQKGGKQGTHTEHLGFILAEMQFLQRAYPGAEW; encoded by the coding sequence ATGGATGACAAGCTCACTCAACAAAAATTCGATTACCTTTTGCGCTTGGGCGACAACGCCCTGATCCTCAGCCAGCAGCTGTCGCAGCTGTGTGGCAAGGGGCCGGCGCTGGAAGAAGACATGGCGCTGACCAACGTGGCGCTGGACTTGCTGGGCCAGACGCGTTTGTGGTTCAGCTATGCGGCCGAACTGGAAAACGCGGGCCGCGACGAGGACGACATCGCCTTTTTGCGCGATGCCCACGACTTCAAGAATTGCTTGCTGGTCGAGCAGCCGAACGGCAATTACGCCGACACCATGATGCGCCAGTTCTTCTTCGACAGCTGGCATTACTTCCAGCTGCTGGAACTGACGAAATGCAGCGATCCACGCATCGTCGAAGTGGCGCAAAAGTCGGTCAAGGAAGTGACCTATCACCTGCGCCGCAGCGGTGACCTGATCGTGCGCCTCGGCGACGGCACGGCCGACAGCCACGCGAAAACGCAGGCCGCCGCCGACAAGCTGTGGATGTACACGGGCGAGATGTTCACCTACGACGCCGTCGACCAGGCCATGCTTGCCGCCGGCATCGCGCCGCCATCGGACGTGTTGCGCCAGGCTTTCCTCGAACACGTGGCCGAGATCTTCGCCGAAGCCACTTTGACCATGCCGGCGCCCGACGCCTGGATGCAAAAGGGCGGAAAGCAGGGCACGCACACGGAGCACCTGGGATTCATTTTGGCCGAGATGCAGTTCCTGCAGCGCGCCTATCCCGGGGCGGAGTGGTAA
- the paaB gene encoding 1,2-phenylacetyl-CoA epoxidase subunit PaaB — translation MSKEWPLWEIFIRSQHGLAHKHVGSLHASDATMAVNHARDVYTRRNEGVSIWVVRAADIVASSPGDKGALFEPSNSKVYRHPTFFPMPEEVKNL, via the coding sequence ATGAGCAAAGAATGGCCATTGTGGGAAATTTTCATCCGCAGCCAGCACGGCCTGGCGCACAAGCATGTGGGCAGCCTGCACGCTTCCGACGCCACCATGGCGGTCAACCATGCGCGCGACGTCTACACGCGCCGCAATGAAGGCGTGAGCATCTGGGTGGTGCGCGCGGCCGATATCGTCGCCAGCAGCCCCGGCGACAAGGGCGCCCTGTTCGAACCGTCGAACAGCAAGGTGTACCGTCATCCCACCTTCTTCCCGATGCCGGAAGAAGTCAAGAACCTGTGA
- the paaA gene encoding 1,2-phenylacetyl-CoA epoxidase subunit PaaA, which yields MYAQMVETGLKNVRSLDDMGQEERAFQARIDEGIKIEAKDWMPDAYRKTLIRQISQHAHSEIVGQLPEGNWVTRAPTLKRKSILLAKIQDEAGHGLYLYSAAETLGVSRDDLLAALHSGKAKYSSIFNYPTLSWADMGAIGWLVDGSAIINQIPLCRCSYGPYARAMIRVCKEESFHARQGYDIMMSLCKGTPAQKAMAQDALNRWWWPSLMMFGPSDAASVNSAQSAQWRIKLFSNDELRQRMVDQTVPQIEYLGLTVPDPDLKFNAETGHYAFGEIDWSEFNNVLKGNGPCNRERLQTRVKAYEDGEWFRDALLAYADKQAASKAAA from the coding sequence ATGTACGCACAAATGGTTGAAACCGGCCTCAAGAACGTCCGTTCCCTCGACGACATGGGCCAGGAAGAGCGCGCTTTCCAGGCGCGCATCGACGAAGGCATCAAGATCGAGGCCAAGGACTGGATGCCGGACGCCTACCGCAAGACCCTGATCCGCCAGATTTCGCAGCACGCGCATTCGGAAATCGTCGGCCAACTGCCCGAAGGTAACTGGGTCACGCGCGCGCCGACGCTGAAACGCAAATCGATCCTGCTGGCCAAGATCCAGGACGAAGCCGGTCACGGCCTGTACCTGTACAGCGCCGCGGAAACGTTAGGCGTGTCGCGCGACGACTTGCTGGCAGCCTTGCACTCGGGCAAAGCCAAGTATTCCAGCATCTTCAATTATCCCACCCTGTCGTGGGCGGACATGGGCGCCATCGGCTGGCTCGTCGACGGCTCCGCCATCATCAACCAGATTCCCCTGTGCCGCTGCTCGTATGGCCCGTATGCGCGCGCCATGATCCGCGTCTGCAAGGAAGAATCGTTCCATGCGCGCCAGGGTTACGACATCATGATGTCGCTGTGCAAGGGCACGCCGGCACAGAAAGCCATGGCGCAGGATGCCTTGAACCGCTGGTGGTGGCCGTCCCTGATGATGTTCGGCCCGTCCGACGCCGCCTCCGTCAACAGTGCCCAGTCGGCGCAATGGCGCATCAAGCTGTTCTCGAACGACGAATTGCGCCAGCGCATGGTCGACCAGACCGTGCCGCAAATCGAATACCTGGGCTTGACCGTGCCCGATCCCGACCTGAAATTCAATGCGGAAACGGGCCACTATGCATTCGGCGAGATCGACTGGTCCGAGTTCAACAATGTATTGAAGGGCAATGGTCCGTGCAACCGCGAGCGCCTGCAAACGCGCGTGAAAGCGTATGAAGACGGCGAGTGGTTCCGCGATGCCTTGCTCGCCTACGCTGACAAGCAAGCCGCTAGCAAAGCGGCAGCCTGA
- the paaX gene encoding phenylacetic acid degradation operon negative regulatory protein PaaX, protein MKNTRCTAWIADFLESDPPRSKSLVMTIFGDAIVPRGGAIWLGSLIELLAPFGVNDRLLRTSVFRLAQEGWLSSQRDGRRSAYTIRPEALARFERAYRRIYAPLVVHWDGSWTLVIGPAGSIGAAERGALRKELLWAGYGLISPGIFGHPASNAEALEDILVRNEVQGKLYVCHTTELPGVSTRPLRDMVGDCWDLSEVMAGYAKFIASFQPLLTLLQEEPVFDAEQAFVIRSLLTHAYRRVQLHDPQLPVELLPEPWPGTQAYALARDLYRITYATAEEHILATLRREDEQAPNVEPWFFERFGGLTT, encoded by the coding sequence ATGAAGAACACCCGCTGCACGGCATGGATAGCCGATTTCCTGGAAAGCGACCCACCGCGCTCAAAGTCCCTGGTGATGACGATTTTCGGCGACGCCATCGTGCCGCGCGGCGGCGCCATCTGGCTGGGCAGCCTGATCGAACTGCTGGCACCGTTTGGCGTGAATGACCGCTTGCTGCGCACCAGCGTGTTCCGCCTGGCGCAGGAAGGCTGGCTCAGCTCGCAACGCGACGGCCGCCGCAGTGCCTATACGATACGCCCGGAAGCGCTGGCCCGCTTCGAGCGCGCCTACCGCCGCATCTATGCGCCGCTGGTCGTGCACTGGGATGGCAGCTGGACCCTGGTGATCGGGCCGGCCGGCAGCATCGGCGCCGCCGAGCGGGGCGCGCTGCGCAAGGAATTGTTATGGGCTGGCTATGGCTTGATTTCTCCCGGCATCTTTGGCCACCCGGCCAGCAATGCGGAAGCGCTGGAAGATATCCTCGTGCGCAATGAGGTGCAGGGCAAGCTCTATGTTTGCCACACCACGGAATTGCCGGGCGTGAGCACGCGTCCCCTGCGCGACATGGTGGGCGACTGCTGGGACTTGTCGGAAGTGATGGCCGGCTACGCAAAATTCATCGCCAGCTTCCAGCCCCTGCTGACCCTGCTGCAGGAAGAACCCGTGTTCGATGCGGAGCAGGCGTTCGTCATCCGCTCGCTGCTGACGCACGCCTACCGCCGCGTGCAATTGCACGACCCGCAACTGCCCGTCGAGCTGCTGCCCGAACCGTGGCCCGGCACGCAAGCGTATGCGCTGGCGCGCGACCTGTACCGCATCACCTATGCGACCGCCGAAGAACACATCCTGGCCACCCTGCGGCGCGAGGACGAGCAGGCGCCGAATGTTGAGCCATGGTTTTTTGAACGTTTTGGCGGTCTGACTACTTGA